The window GCAGCGGCGCAGCGCCAGCGGCAGGCCGCGCTCGACACGGCCTGTTGCAATGCGCGTCACGAAATAGGCGAAGCGGCCGAACGAGCGCGACGACAACCCCGCGAGCACGTTGTATTCGGTGAACCAGCTCGGCCCGCCATTGCTCTCGGCCAGAAACGCGCGCTCCTTGCCGTCCCAGGATTTGAAATGGCTGCCGTAGCCCGGCGGCACCTTGATGCCCTGCGCGGCGCGGATGTCGAAGCTCGATTCATCATGGACCATGATGATGTTCGGCCGCCGGCCGGCGGGATGGCAGGCATCGACCAGCGGCATGTTGAGCCGTTCGTTGGTCGAAGCGGCCGACTCCATGAAGCCGTATTGCGCGAAGTCGGAGACCGCGCTGACGCCCGAGCGGAAGAACTTGGAGAGATAGCCGTCGTCATAATAGCCGCGCCAGGCCTCGTCCGGATGATAGAGCGAATAGCCGACCAGCGCGGCGAGGCAGGCGAGCTTGCAGGCGAGTGCCGGTAGCCTACGGATGCGGAAAGGGTCGAGCCACCACAGCGCATACATCAGCGGCAGCGTGACGAGGCCGGCCCCGATCACCGACCAGCGCAAATTCGGGAAGATCGTGAACAGGAACGCCACCGTGTCGCGATCGATCATCATCAGGTCGATGAAGTTGACCGTCATCTGCACGACGTCGTGCTTCAGCCGCGACAGCAGCACCAGGACCACGACCATGGTCAGCGACAGCGCACCCGAGAGCGCCGGCCGCCGCAGCAGCGCGATCCAGAAGAAATTGAGGATGCCCCAGGCCAGCACGAAGGAGAGCCGTGCGCCGAAATCCGTCTCGGTCTCGTACATCAGCACGAGCGCCGCGAGATGCGGCGCCGCAACCGCGAGCAGCCGCCAGATACCGAGCGCGGCGACGCTCGCCAGCACAGCGGTCGTGGCAGAAGGACCTGGATTGGGCGCGGACGCCATCGACGACACGCAACTGCTGGTCCGGCACGGTGATGCCGAGCCGGCTGACCGGGCCTGCGGCGTTCGGCGCAGCCGGAAGGCCTGCACCGTGTCATAAAACTGTAATTGAACGGTCACCGACAAGCAACGCGTGGCGCGATCCGACCTTCGCTTAATGTTAGCGGAAGCCGATCGGTCTTCGCGCCCAATTCGTCCAGCCAGAGCGATCCCGCAGTGCAGAACCGACTTGGCGGCTAGTCGAGGCCCTCGACGCTGACCAGGCGGGCAGAACTGCAAGCGTCCCGGACCGCTTTGAGTCCCTGGTAGGTCGCGCCTGTGTAGAACGCCTCCCAGGCGGCGACGGACGGGAATTCCAGCAGAACGATCCTGCGGGGCTGCCAGTCTCCCTCGTAGACCTTGTGGGCGCCCCCTCGCGTCAGATATCTGGCTCCAGCGGCCTCCAGGGCGGGCTTCACGCCCAACATGAAGCTTTGGTACTGCTGCAAATCCCTGATCTCGACGTCGAAAATCACATAAGCCGGCATCTCAAGACGCTCCCACGATCGGAAATCGATCACCTGTCTGGCAATGGTCTCACCTCGGAGGCTCAGCCCTGCGGCAGCAGCCCGAGCCGCTTGGCGATGATACGGTCGACCACACGCTTGGGCAGCGCGGCCGTCATCAAATGTCGCATCCGGTCCGGCGTGATCTGGTAGCGAACCTTGGGCCTCTCGGCGGTGAGCGCCTCGAAAACGACCTCGGCGATCCGCTCGGCCGGCAGCCCGGTCTCGCCGAGCTTCATCATGAACGCCATGACCTTGTTCAGCGCCGGCAGATAAGGCGAGTTCTGGTAGACCGAGAGATCGATCTGCTCGGCCTTGCCCCAGATCGGCGTCTTGACTGCGCCGGGGGCGACGATGATGACGTCAATGCCGAACAGCATCAATTCGCGCCGCAAGCTTTCCGATAAGCCTTCGATGGCATGCTTGGAAGTGCAGTATGGAGCCAACAACGGATTGCCGTTCTTGCCTGCGACCGAGCTGATCATCACGATCCGTCCCTTCGGCCCCTTCAGCGACGGATCGGCGCCGAGCAGCGGCCCGAAAGCCTGCGTCGCGATGACCGGGCCGATGACGTTGATGTCCATCTGCCGGCGGAAGTCGTCGGCCGACAGTTCGAGCACGGGACCGGCGACCGCGACGCCGGCGTTGTTGACGAGACCGGCCAGCGTCTCGCCGCCCAGCGCCTCGCGGACTTTTCGCGCAGCCGCGAGGACCGCCGCCTCGTCGGTGACGTCGAACAGCAGCGGCGTGAAGTTCGCACCGAATTCACCCGTGAGCCGGTCCGCATCGGCCTGCTTGCGGACACTACCGAAAACACGATGGCCGCGCCCGAGCAGGAACTTCGCAATGGCCCAGCCAATGCCGGTGGACGCGCCGGTGACGACGACGGATCGCATGGTCTTTTCCCCCCGAAGAGCTCCCGCGATCATGCAGTGGAAAGGTGCCGCGGCGCAATGCCGTCCACCGCTCAAGGAGACGCCGCCGATGTCAGTTTTTAAGTTGAAGGCAGGTGCGAATGTCGCGACGTGAGATCGACTGCAACGTGAAGATATGGATGAAGAGCCGAATCTTTGACTCTGAAGACGCTCGGCTTTTGAGGATCGGGAGCTTCTGAGAAATTCCGAAAAACAACGCGAGACGAAGAATGTGGTTTAAGCGTCAGTTCTTCGTGCTCAGGGAGCACTTCAGCTCGCGAAGAATTTGAATGAGGCAGCAATGCTTCGCGCGAGACGAAAAGAGCGAGACCGCTGGTTGCGATCTCGCTCGAATATAGCCGCGAAAGATTTAAGAATTGGTTTGGCAAGCGAAGCTTGTGTTTTCGCTCGCGTGTCCGGATGCGGCGTAACCGATACGCCGCATCCGAACGGCCGCGACTTAGTTCTTCGACTTGTCGACCAGCGCGCCCTTCTTGATCCAGGGCATCATGTCGCGCAGCTTGGCGCCGACTTCCTCGATCGGATGCTCTGCGAGCTTGGCGCGGGTCGCCTTGAACGAGGTCTGGTTGACCTTGTTCTCGAGCATCCAGTCGCGCGCGAACTTGCCGGACTGGATGTCGTTCAGAACCCGCTTCATCTCCTTCTTGGTCTCGTCGGTGACGATGCGCGGACCGGTGACGTATTCGCCGTACTCCGCGGTGTTGGAGATCGAGTAGTTCATGTTGGCGATACCGCCTTCATAGATCAGGTCGACGATCAGCTTCACTTCGTGCAGGCACTCGAAATAGGCCATCTCCGGCGCGTAGCCGGCTTCGACCAGGGTCTCGTAACCGCCCTTGATCAGCTCGACCAAGCCGCCGCAGAGCACAACCTGCTCGCCGAACAGGTCGGTCTCGCACTCTTCCTTGAAGGTGGTCTCGATG of the Bradyrhizobium sp. WSM1417 genome contains:
- a CDS encoding DUF1330 domain-containing protein is translated as MPAYVIFDVEIRDLQQYQSFMLGVKPALEAAGARYLTRGGAHKVYEGDWQPRRIVLLEFPSVAAWEAFYTGATYQGLKAVRDACSSARLVSVEGLD
- a CDS encoding sulfatase-like hydrolase/transferase, which translates into the protein MASAPNPGPSATTAVLASVAALGIWRLLAVAAPHLAALVLMYETETDFGARLSFVLAWGILNFFWIALLRRPALSGALSLTMVVVLVLLSRLKHDVVQMTVNFIDLMMIDRDTVAFLFTIFPNLRWSVIGAGLVTLPLMYALWWLDPFRIRRLPALACKLACLAALVGYSLYHPDEAWRGYYDDGYLSKFFRSGVSAVSDFAQYGFMESAASTNERLNMPLVDACHPAGRRPNIIMVHDESSFDIRAAQGIKVPPGYGSHFKSWDGKERAFLAESNGGPSWFTEYNVLAGLSSRSFGRFAYFVTRIATGRVERGLPLALRRCGYDTMSLYPANGGFMAARSFQMTAGIERFLDSKDLGAKDVEPDSFFYDKALRLMGERTPNKPLFTFIYLGANHFPWETRFRPDLLPNWRAPGNVPSIDEYLRRQAMSAEQYKAFLAGLKKNFPGEPFLIVRYGDHQPEFAPGILEPGLDEGAIGKKLDAYDPRLYATYYAIDAVNFEPVKSEAVMDTVDGPYLPLVIQEAAGIPLDPSFAEQKEIMLRCKGIFYGCKDGAEARRLNRLLINAGMIRGL
- a CDS encoding SDR family oxidoreductase; protein product: MRSVVVTGASTGIGWAIAKFLLGRGHRVFGSVRKQADADRLTGEFGANFTPLLFDVTDEAAVLAAARKVREALGGETLAGLVNNAGVAVAGPVLELSADDFRRQMDINVIGPVIATQAFGPLLGADPSLKGPKGRIVMISSVAGKNGNPLLAPYCTSKHAIEGLSESLRRELMLFGIDVIIVAPGAVKTPIWGKAEQIDLSVYQNSPYLPALNKVMAFMMKLGETGLPAERIAEVVFEALTAERPKVRYQITPDRMRHLMTAALPKRVVDRIIAKRLGLLPQG